The proteins below come from a single Acanthopagrus latus isolate v.2019 chromosome 4, fAcaLat1.1, whole genome shotgun sequence genomic window:
- the tppp3 gene encoding tubulin polymerization-promoting protein family member 3, with amino-acid sequence MAESADMEQLLTSFKKFAVHGDPKATGKELNGKNWAKLCKDCKIIDGKNVTGTDVDIVFSKVKQKTSRVVTYEEFQRALEELAPKRFKGQSKEEALESIFKLVEGKEPNNAGVTKVAKKGAVDRLTDASRYTGSHKERFDESGKGRGREGREELVEKTGYVGAYKNAGTYDNKMRAEK; translated from the exons ATGGCAGAGAGTGCGGATATGGAGCAGCTCCTGACGTCTTTTAAGAAGTTTGCCGTTCATGGTGACCCGAAGGCGACAGGGAAGGAGTTGAACGGGAAGAACTGGGCCAAACTGTGCAAAGACTGTAAGATCATCGACGGCAAGAACGTGACCGGCACCGACGTGGACATCGTGTTCTCCAAAGTCAA aCAGAAGACGTCAAGGGTCGTCACCTACGAGGAGTTTCAGAGAGCTCTGGAGGAGTTGGCTCCAAAGAGGTTCAAAGGTCAAAGTAAAGAGGAGGCGCTGGAATCCATCTTCAAACTGGTGGAAGGAAAAGAGCCGAACAACGCCGGAGTGACG AAAGTGGCGAAGAAGGGGGCGGTGGACCGACTGACGGACGCGTCTCGTTACACTGGCTCACATAAGGAGCGCTTCGATGAGAGTGGCAAGGGCCGAGGACGGGAGGGCCGcgaggagctggtggagaaaaCGGGCTACGTGGGCGCGTACAAGAACGCCGGAACGTATGACAACAAGATGAGGGCTGAGAAATAA
- the LOC119018565 gene encoding transient receptor potential cation channel subfamily M member 1-like, producing the protein MDSRGRRGTNGSFKRSSIKRSASSGSQKTQRAWIERTFQKRECIQIILSKDPSRCSCGQLVTQHTSVPPGPKEEGAPLVQLEVQPTERWSPLRHTHTSPTDSYGVIEFQGGGHINKAMYIRVSYDSKPDHLLHLMVKDWQLELPTLLISVHGGLQNFDLPPKLKQVFGKGLIKAAVTTGAWIFTGGVSTGVIRHVGDALKDHSSKSRGKVCAIGIAPWGIIENKEDLIGRDVTRSYQTMSNPLSKLSVLNSSHSHFILSDNGTSGKYGAEVRLRRQLEKHIALQKINTRLGQGVPAVCLILEGGPNVISIVLESLREEPPVPVVVCDGSGRASDIISFAHRYCEDDGSLGDGVKDQLLVTIQKTFNYSRSQAQQILLMVTECMKKRALITVFRMGSEGQQDIEMSILTALLKGTNASASDQLSLALAWNRVDIARSQIFVYGLHWPPVSALTSDRPKSPAAQRAAAGGGGGGGGKGKARGKKGKGGKTKPEPPEETDPRKLELLSWVNSLEQAMMDALVLDRVDFVKLLIENGVNIHHFLTIPRLEELYNTKLGPANTLHFVVRDVKKGNLPPDYQITLIDIGLVLEFLMGGAYRCNYTRKSFRTLYNNLYGLKRPKALKLLGMEDDEPRPKGKGKKNKKKEEEVDIDVDDPEVSRFQYPFHELMVWAVLMKRQKMALFLWQRGEEAMAKALVACKLYKAMAHESSQSEMVDDIYQDLENNSKEFGQLAYELLDQSYKHDEQVAMKLLTYELKNWSNSTCLKLAVAAKHRDFIAHTCSQMLLTDMWMGCLRMGKSNSLKVILGIIFPPAILLLEFRLGDEASYHSSRDEDGKSKEDDNKSSKDAVSNVDATSKKGDEEEEQKKHRRTPIGRKIYEFYTAPFTKFWFNTISYLVYLALYNYIILVKMERWPSLQEWIVISYIITLGLEKVRQILMSEPGKLKQKINVWLEEYWNITDLVAISVFLLGLLLRLQNEPSMGYGRVIYCVDIIFWYIRVLDIFGVNKYLGPYVMMIGKMMIDMLYFVVIMLVVLMSFGVARQAILHPDEEPTWRLARNIFYMPYWMIYGEVFADSIDLYAMEINPPCGDNMYDEDGKKLPPCIPGAWLTPAIMACYLLVANILLVNLLIAVFNNTFFEVKSISNQVWKFQRYQLIMTFHDRPILPPPLIVFPHIYIVLKRLCCHCRRRPEGDQDERERRLQLVLSPDELKSLHEFEEQCVEEYFREKDDEKQSSNNERIRVTSERVENMFMRLEEVNEREHSMKASLQTVDLRLAQLEEFSGRMMNALEKMAGVDRAELTRSRSRGSSVCEPSSLLRHGSINSADGYSLYRYQLEHDDRTSMSGDTEGNDRRPQLSPERRGGNTEGGNTTGEVKEYGSTLEVRGPKDRTQSLSNVDILISPCEPPPTSPASPQSGKTDASEQRPAEKTRLEAAASFPLERSKVTQYSPSPTLSISPSSNKKSISNILYSPTHQDQQGVTSQNPPASQQVSRSLSMPGCRDLPSSVERSQGDETKQEVEEGTSRPSGGEQVDDTVYSHHSNRGRGESSEEELLLGEDKMYPTLRSKSLNTNPRKMRTKKEGEETLRSTGSVKDLVSAFSRSAGGLRSRTRSRDSDC; encoded by the exons AtggacagcagagggaggagaggaaccAACGGATCGTTCAAACGCTCGTCCATCAAACGCAGCGCGTCCTCTGGATCACAGAAG ACGCAGAGAGCGTGGATCGAGAGAACTTTCCAGAAGAGAGAATGTATACAGATTATTCTCAGCAAAGACCCCAGCAG gTGCAGCTGTGGTCAGCTGGTGACACAGCACACCTCTGTCCCTCCAGGGCCCAAAGAGGAGGGGGCTCCTCTGGTTCAGCTGGAGGTCCAACCTACAGAGAGATGGAGCCCCCTGAGACACACCCACACCTCCCCAACCGACTCCTACGGAGTCATCGAGTTCCAGGGAGGAGGACACATAAACAAGGCCATG taCATCCGGGTTTCCTATGACTCCAAACCGgaccacctgctccacctgatGGTGAAGGACTGGCAGTTGGAGCTGCCCACGCTACTCATCTCCGTCCACGGAGGGCTGCAGAACTTTGACCTTCCTCCCAAACTGAAGCAGGTTTTTGGGAAAGGACTGATCAAAGCAGCTGTGACCACCGGAGCCTGGATCTTCACCGGAGGGGTCAGCACCg GAGTGATCCGCCATGTTGGAGACGCTCTCAAAGATCATTCGTCAAAATCCAGAGGAAAAGTGTGTGCCATCGGTATTGCACCGTGGGGCATCATCGAGAACAAAGAAGACCTCATTGGGAGAGAC GTGACTCGGTCCTATCAGACCATGTCCAACCCGCTCAGTAAGCTGTCTGTGCTGAACAGTAGCCACTCCCACTTCATTCTGTCCGACAACGGGACCAGTGGGAAGTATGGCGCCGAGGTCAGACTACGGCGGCAACTGGAGAAACACATCGCCTTGCAGAAGATCAATACAC GTCTAGGTCAGGGTGTCCCCGCAGTGTGTCTGATCCTGGAGGGCGGTCCCAACGTCATCTCCATCGTGTTGGAGAGTCTCAGGGAGGAGCCTCCGGTCCCCGTGGTCGTCTGCGATGGCAGCGGCCGAGCCTCTGACATCATCTCCTTCGCGCACAGATACTGTGAGGACGACGG GTCACTGGGTGACGGCGTCAAAGATCAGCTGCTGGTCACCATCCAGAAAACCTTCAACTACAGCCGCAGCCAGGCGCAGCAGATCCTTCTCATGGTGACAGAGTGCATGAAGAAGAGAGCGCTG atCACAGTGTTCAGGATGGGCTCAGAAGGACAGCAAGACATTGAGATGTCCATTCTGACCGCTCTCCTCAAAG gtacAAATGCTTCGGCGTCTGATCAGCTGAGTTTGGCTCTGGCCTGGAACAGAGTGGACATCGCTCGCAGCCAGATCTTTGTGTACGGACTCCACTGGCCT CCTGTGAGTGCTTTAACCAGTGACCGGCCTAAAAGTCCAGCAGCCCAgcgggcagcagcaggaggaggaggaggaggaggagggaaagggaaAGCTAgggggaagaaaggaaaaggaggtAAAACCAAACCCGAACCACCAGAGGAGACGGACCCCAGGAAACTGGAGCTGCTTAGCTGG GTGAACTCTCTGGAGCAGGCCATGATGGATGCTCTGGTGTTGGACAGAGTGGACTTTGTCAAACTGCTGATTGAGAACGGCGTCAACATCCATCACTTCCTGACGATCCCTCGTCTGGAGGAGCTGTACAACACG AAGTTGGGACCGGCCAACACGCTTCACTTTGTGGTCAGAGATGTCAAAAAG ggaAATCTTCCTCCAGATTATCAGATTACATTGATTGATATTGGCCTGGTGCTGGAGTTCCTGATGGGTGGAGCTTATCGCTGCAACTACACCAGGAAGAGCTTCAGGACGCTGTACAACAACCTGTACGGCCTCAAGAGA CCTAAAGCTCTGAAACTTCTTGGGATGGag GACGATGAGCCTCGACCGAaggggaaaggaaagaagaacaagaagaaggaggaggaggtggacatTGACGTAGACGACCCTGAGGTCAGCAGGTTTCAGTACCCGTTCCATGAGCTGATGGTATGGGCCGTGCTGATGAAGCGTCAGAAGATGGCACTGTTCCTGTGGCAGCGGGGGGAGGAGGCCATGGCCAAGGCTCTGGTGGCCTGTAAACTTTACAAGGCCATGGCCCATGAGTCGTCCCAGAGTGAGATGGTGGACGACATCTACCAGGACCTGGAGAACAACTCCAA GGAGTTTGGTCAGCTGGCCTACGAGCTACTCGATCAGTCGTACAAACATGACGAACAGGTGGCCATGAAACTGCTGACGTACGAGCTGAAGAACTGGAGTAACTCCACCTGTCTGAAGCTGGCCGTGGCTGCCAAACACAGAGACTTCATCGCTCACACCTGCAGCCAGATGCTGCTGACGGACATGTGGATGGGCTGTCTAAGGATGGGCAAGAGTAACAGTCTCAAG GTGATCTTAGGGATCATCTTCCCTCCAGCCATCCTCCTCCTGGAGTTTCGTCTGGGAGACGAAGCTTCATATCATTCATCCAGAGACGAGGATGGAAAATCTAAAGAGGACGACAACAAATCCAGCAAG GACGCCGTCTCAAATGTTGACGCTACGTCAAAGAaaggagacgaagaagaagagcagaagaaACACAGGAGGACTCCCATCGGGAGGAAGATCTACGAGTTCTACACAGCGCCGTTTACCAAGTTCTGGTTCAATACG atcTCCTACCTGGTGTACCTGGCGCTGTATAACTACATCATCTTGGTGAAGATGGAGCGATGGCCGTCTCTGCAGGAGTGGATCGTCATCTCTTACATCATCACCCTGGGACTTGAGAAAGTCCGACAG ATCCTGATGTCTGAACCGGGGAAGCTGAAGCAGAAGATCAACGTGTGGCTGGAGGAATACTGGAACATCACCGACCTGGTGGCCATCTCCGTCTTCCTGCTCGGTCTACTGCTGCGGCTGCAGAACGAGCCCTCAATGGGATACGGACGCGTCATCTACTGCGTCGACATCATCTTCTGGTACATCCGAGTCCTCGACATCTTCGGAGTCAACAAGTACCTGGGACCCTACGTCATGATGATCGGCAAAATG ATGATTGACATGTTGTACTTCGTGGTCATCATGCTGGTGGTGTTGATGAGTTTCGGCGTAGCTCGGCAGGCCATCCTCCACCCGGATGAGGAGCCGACGTGGCGTCTGGCACGAAACATCTTCTACATGCCGTATTGGATGATCTACGGAGAGGTGTTTGCAGACTCCATAGACC TTTATGCAATGGAAATCAATC ctccGTGTGGAGACAACATGTATGATGAAGATGGGAAGAAGCTTCCTCCCTGTATCCCCGGAGCATGGCTCACTCCCGCCATCATGGCCTGTTACCTGCTGGTCGCCAACATCCTGCTGGTCAACCTACTCATTGCTGTGTTCAA caACACGTTCTTTGAGGTGAAGTCCATCTCCAACCAGGTGTGGAAGTTCCAACGTTATCAGCTCATCATGACCTTCCACGACCGTCCCATCCTGCCTCCCCCCCTCATCGTCTTCCCCCACATCTACATTGTCCTTAAAAGGCTGTGCTGCCACTGTAGACGGAGGCCAGAGGGAGATCAAGATGAGCGCGAGAGACGACTCC AGCTGGTGCTGAGTCCAGATGAGCTGAAGAGTCTGCACGAGTTCGAGGAGCAGTGTGTGGAAGAATActtcagagagaaagatgacGAGAAACAGTCGTCCAACAATGAGAGGATCAGAGTCACATCTGAGAG GGTGGAGAACATGTTCATGCGGTTGGAGGAGGTGAATGAAAGGGAGCACTCGATGAAGGCCTCCCTGCAGACAGTGGACCTCCGCCTGGCTCAGCTGGAGGAGTTCTCCGGCCGGATGATGAATGCTCTGGAGAAGATGGCGGGCGTGGACCGAGCCGAGCTGACCCGCTCACGCTCCAGAGGATCGTCAGTGTGCGAgccatcctctctgctgcgACACGGCAGCATCAACAGCGCCGACGGTTACAGTCTGTACAGATACCAGCTGGAGCACGACGACAGGACATCTATGTCCGGAGACACGGAGGGAAACGACCGCAGACCCCAACTGAGTccagagagacgaggaggaaacactgagggaggaaacacaacag GTGAGGTGAAGGAGTACGGTTCAACTCTGGAGGTGAGAGGACCGAAGGACAGGACTCAGTCTCTGTCCAATGTCGATATCCTCATCTCCCCCTGTGAACCCCCCCCTACCAGCCCGGCCTCTCCACAGTCTGGCAAGACTGATGCCAGCgagcagagaccagcagagaaaACCCGACTGGAAGCTGCGGCATCCTTCCCTCtggagaggtcaaaggtcacacagTACTCGCCCTCGCCGACCCTCAgcatctccccctcctccaacAAGAAGTCCATTAGCAACATCCTCTACAGCCCCACCCACCAGGACCAGCAGGGGGTGACCAGTCAGAATCCCCCCGCCTCCCAGCAGGTCTCTAGATCTCTCAGCATGCCTGGCTGCAGAGaccttccctcctctgtggagaGGAGTCAAGGTGATGAGACCAAACAGGAAGTAGAGGAGGGAACGTCCAGGCCATCAGGTGGCGAGCAGGTGGATGATACAGTATACAGTCACCACAGtaacagagggaggggggagtcATCGGAGGAGGAGCTGTTGCTGGGGGAGGACAAGATGTACCCGACCCTGCGCTCAAAGAGTCTGAACACCAACCCAAGGAAGATGAGGACGAAGAAGGAGGGCGAGGAGACGCTTCGCTCCACCGGCAGCGTCAAAGACTTGGTGTCAGCGTTCAGCAGGTCTGCAGGGGGGCTGAGGTCTAGGACCAGGTCCAGAGACTCTGACTGCTGA